A stretch of the Meles meles chromosome 19, mMelMel3.1 paternal haplotype, whole genome shotgun sequence genome encodes the following:
- the ANKRD11 gene encoding ankyrin repeat domain-containing protein 11 isoform X5 produces MPRGGCSRTPQHEDASLSSDMVEKQTGKKDKDKVSLTKTPKLDRSDGGKEVRERASKRKLPFTVGANGEQKDSDTEKQGPERKRIKKEPVTRKAGLLFGMGLSGIRAGYPLSERQQVALLMQMTAEESANSPVDTTPKHPSQSTVCQKGTPNSASKTKDKVNKRNERGETRLHRAAIRGDARRIKELIGEGADVNVKDFAGWTALHEACNRGYYDVAKQLLAAGAEVNTKGLDDDTPLHDAANNGHYKVVKLLLRYGGNPQQSNRKGETPLKVANSPTMVNLLLGKGTYTSSEESSTAESSEEEDAPSFAPSSSVDGNNTDSEFEKGLKHKAKNPEPQKTVTPVKDEYEFDEDDEQDRVPPVDDKHLLKKDYRKETKSNSFISIPKMEVKSYTKNNTIAPKKAAHRILSDTSDEEDVGVTVGTGEKLRLSAHTILPGNKTREPSNSKQQKEKNKVKKKRKKETKGKEVRFGKRSDKFCSSESDSESSESGEDDADSVGSSGCLKESPLVLKDPALFSSLSASSTSSHGSSAAQKHNPSHADPHTKHWRTDNWKTISSPAWSEVSSLSDSTRTRLTSESDCSSEGSSVESLKPVRKKQEHRKRGVLSEKKNSFHASVDGAIPKLDKEGKVVKKHKTKHKHKNKEKGLCSVSQELKLKSFTYEYEDPKQRPEKAILLDNDVSGDNKLKALKHDRDHFKKEERLGKMKSEEKEWLFKEEVVKVSKDEKSLKRIKDMSRAFREEKDRLSKAEKEKLVKEKSPKEEKLRLYKEERKKKSKDRLSKLEKKNDFKEDRLSKEKEKTFKEEKEKLKKEKVYKEDSSAFDEYCNKSQFLESEDTKFSLSDDQQDRWFSELSDSSFDFKGDDSWDSPVTDYRDVKSDPVARLILETVKEDSKDKKRENKGREKRDYGDKRSDRDVFFRKKDRDCLDKSCERRKEQVEKHKGVPSCLPDKKRRESAEGGRDRKDLLESTKERKDSRAKPEEAYREELKELGGEASFKDRPDCDFGKGLEPWERLHPAREKEKKEKVKLEKYKDKSSDKDKSEKSILEKCQKDKEFDKCFKEKKETKEKHKETHSKDKERKASLDQVREKREKTFPGLLPEDVPERKDEKKGKEKSWYIADIFTDESEDEKDAHAAGGLRLGEAGDAPRADGAPDADRPRKHSADRQHSEKQKDRELREKKKEKGVPEGSKDKKEKILEKHKDKKDKDCAEKYKDRKDRASVESTQEKKSKQKPPEKVERKLPAEDKAKSRHRERPDREHGRDRKASRSVEAEKSLLEKLEEEGLHAYREDSNDKASEVSSDSFTDRGQEPGLSALLEVSFTEPPEEKVKEKERHRHSSSSSKKSHDRERIKKDKSEKREKSDDYKDSGGRKDPSQYDKDFSDADAYGIPYGSKADAEDGLDKAIELFSSEKKEKNDSERETSKKVEKELKPYGSSAASALKERRRREKHREKWRDDRDKHRDRHGDGLLRHHKDEQKPVARDKDNPPNPLRDKCREESLKLSETKLKEKFRENPEKEKGDPAKVSNGNEKLPVSREPGKRDARPREKLLGDGDLMMTSFERMLSQKDLEVEERHKRHKERMKQMEKMRHRSGDPKLRERTKPMEDARKKSLDAAPKRPPAAEPAPRDRKPKDSAPPAENKPPPGPAADARDWLAGPHMKEVLPASPRPDQGRPTGVPTPASVVSCPSYEEAMHTPRTPSCSADDYSDLLFDCADPQPVSSTSARACSPSFFDRFSVATSGISETASQTPTRPLCTSLYRSVSVDIRRTPEEEFSAGDKLFRQQSVPAAPAYDSPGQHLEDKAPGPPGPAEKFTCLSPGYYSPDYGIPSPKADALHCPPAAVVTVTPSPEGAFSGLQAKSPPAHRDELLAPSMEGALPPDLGVPLDATEAQQATAAIIPPEPSYLEPLDEGPFSTVITEEPVEWTHPAASEQGLSCSLMGGTPENPVSWPVGPDLLLKSPQRLPESPQHFCPSEAVHPAAAGPFGATEPPYPGSPDSYPLSATEPGHEGAKGDAAETVPASVSAPEEPAAFAPTSRLEPFFTNCKPLPEAPPDMAPEPACLTTVTQVQALGPMESNFLENGHDLSALGQVEPVPWPDGFPSAEDDLDLGPFSLPELPPLQAKDVSDVETEPIEETALAPPEETAPGLPVVPNGGDGPAAAAEDQPVLPPDQGAPRLPTEPEPEPPEEPKPDATLEAAVEGGAVSEARVPEDSDSSLGPAVAPPEEQPPPGGGEEEAEGQDPPAASHGVPDAPGDGSAQALAADGAGPLDGAGLDGPLGGVQPDATEPEPKPAAEAPKAPKVEEIPQRMTRNRAQMLANQNKQSSPPSEKEPAPAPRAKGRCCEEDDPQAQHPRKRRFQRSSQQLQHQLHTSTRQTREVIQQTLAAIVDAIKLDAIEPYHSDRSNPYFEYLQIRKKIEEKRKILCYISPQAPQCYAEYVTYTGSYLLDGKPLSKLHIPVIAPPPSLAEPLKELFKQQETVRGKLRLQHSIEREKLIVSCEQEILRVHCRAARTIANQAVPFSACTMLLDSEVYNMPLESQGDENKSVRDRFNARQFISWLQDVDDKYDRMKVCGEQLLSPAGGQTSVGPHLEPSSKVTAHTQHHCSGRAQCSRQRMGGR; encoded by the exons AGAAGCAGGGTCCTGAGCGGAAGAGGATCAAGAAGGAGCCTGTCACCCGGAAGGCCGGACTGCTGTTTGGCATGGGGCTGTCCGGGATCCGAGCCGGCTACCCCCTCTCCGAGCGCCAGCAGGTGGCTCTCCTCATGCAGATGACTGCCGAGGAGTCCGCCAACAGCCCAG TAGACACAACACCAAAGCACCCCTCCCAGTCGACAGTGTGTCAGAAGGGGACGCCTAACTCTGCCtcaaaaaccaaagacaaagtgAACAAGCGCAACGAGCGTGGAGAGACCCGCCTGCATCGCGCGGCCATCCGCGGGGACGCCCGGCGCATCAAGGAGCTCATCGGCGAGGGTGCGGATGTCAACGTCAAGGACTTCGCAG GCTGGACGGCGCTGCACGAGGCGTGTAACCGCGGCTACTATGACGTCGCCAAACAGCTGCTGGCCGCGGGGGCGGAGGTGAACACCAAGGGCCTGGACGACGACACGCCCCTGCACGATGCGGCCAACAACGGGCACTACAAG GTGGTGAAGCTCTTGTTACGGTATGGAGGGAACCCTCAGCAAAGCAACCGGAAAGGCGAGACGCCGCTAAAGGTGGCCAACTCCCCGACCATGGTGAATCTCCTGTTGGGCAAGGGGACCTACACGTCCAGCGAGGAGAGCTCTACCG CAGAGAGCTCGGAGGAGGAAGACGCCCCGTCGTTTGCACCTTCCAGCTCCGTTGACGGCAATAACACGGACTCTGAGTTTGAGAAGGGCCTGAAGCACAAGGCTAAGAACCCAGAGCCCCAGAAGACTGTGACCCCCGTCAAGGACGAGTACGAGTTTGACGAGGATGACGAGCAGGACAGAGTCCCTCCCGTGGAtgacaaacatttactgaaaaaggattacagaaaagaaactaaatcaaatagttttatttctatacccaaaatggaagtgaaaagttACACTAAAAATAACACAATTGCACCAAAGAAGGCGGCTCATCGCATCTTGTCAGATACATCGGACGAGGAGGATGTCGGTGTCACTGTGGGGACGGGAGAGAAGCTGAGACTCTCGGCACACACGATACTGCCTGGTAACAAGACACGGGAACCCTCCAATTCcaagcagcagaaggaaaaaaataaagtgaaaaagaagcgaaagaaagagacaaaaggcAAAGAAGTGCGATTTGGGAAGAGGAGTGACAAGTTCTGTTCGTCAGAGTCAGACAGCGAGTCCTCGGAGAGCGGCGAGGACGACGCGGACTCGGTGGGGAGCTCCGGCTGCCTCAAGGAGTCCCCGCTGGTGCTGAAGGACCCGGCCCTGTTCAGCTCTCTGTCCGCCTCCTCCACCTCGTCCCACGGGAGCTCCGCTGCCCAGAAGCATAACCCCAGCCACGCAGACCCTCACACCAAGCACTGGCGGACGGACAATTGGAAAACCATCTCCTCGCCAGCCTGGTCTGAGGTGAGCTCTTTATCAGACTCCACAAGGACGAGACTGACAAGCGAGTCTGACTGCTCCTCTGAGGGCTCCAGCGTGGAGTCGCTCAAGCCCGTGCGGAAGAAGCAGGAGCACAGGAAGAGGGGCGTCCTGTCGGAGAAGAAGAACTCTTTCCACGCCAGCGTGGATGGCGCCATCCCCAAGCTGGACAAGGAGGGGAAGGTCGTCAAGAAACACAAAAcgaaacacaaacacaaaaacaaagagaaagggcTGTGCTCGGTCAGTCAGGAACTCAAGCTGAAAAGCTTCACCTACGAGTATGAGGACCCCAAGCAGAGGCCCGAGAAGGCCATACTTCTGGACAACGACGTTTCCGGCGACAACAAGTTGAAAGCCTTGAAGCACGACAGGGACCACTTCAAGAAGGAGGAGAGACTTGGCAAAATGAAGTCTGAGGAGAAGGAATGGCTCTTTAAAGAGGAGGTGGTCAAGGTTTCCAAGGATGAAAAGTCCCTGAAGAGAATCAAAGACATGAGCAGGGCTTTCCGAGAAGAAAAGGACCGTCTGAGTAAAGCGGAAAAGGAGAAGTTAGTGAAGGAGAAGTCTCCTAAGGAGGAAAAGCTGAGGCTGtacaaggaggaaaggaagaagaagtccAAAGATAGACTCTCAAAATTAGAGAAGAAGAATGATTTCAAAGAAGACAGActttcaaaggagaaagagaaaactttcaaagaagagaaagaaaaactcaaaaaagaaaaggtttataAGGAAGACTCGTCCGCTTTCGACGAATACTGTAACAAAAGTCAGTTTCTGGAGAGCGAAGACACCAAGTTCAGCCTTTCTGATGACCAGCAGGACAGGTGGTTTTCCGAGCTGTCTGACTCGTCCTTCGATTTCAAAGGGGACGACAGCTGGGATTCTCCGGTGACGGACTACAGGGACGTGAAGAGTGACCCTGTGGCCAGGCTGATCCTGGAAACCGTGAAAGAGGACAGCAAGGACAAGAAGCGGGAAAACAAGGGCCGCGAGAAGCGAGACTATGGGGACAAGCGGAGCGACAGAGACGTTTTCTTCCGGAAGAAGGACAGGGACTGTCTGGACAAGAGCTGCGAGAGGCGGAAGGAGCAGGTGGAGAAGCACAAAGGCGTCCCCAGCTGCCTCCCTGACAAGAAGAGGAGGGAGTCTGCAGAGGGCGGACGGGACAGGAAGGACCTCCTCGAGAGCACCAAGGAGCGGAAGGACAGCCGGGCCAAGCCCGAGGAGGCGTACCGGGAGGAGCTGAAGGAGCTGGGCGGTGAGGCCAGCTTCAAGGACAGGCCCGACTGCGACTTCGGGAAGGGCCTGGAGCCCTGGGAGAGACTGCACCCCgccagagaaaaggagaaaaaggagaaagtgaagttagagaaatacaaagacaAGTCCAGTGACAAAGATAAAAGCGAAAAATCTATCCTGGAGAAATGTCAGAAGGACAAGGAATTTGATAaatgttttaaagagaaaaaagagactaAGGAGAAGCATAAAGAGACACACAGCAAAGACAAGGAGAGGAAAGCGTCTCTGGaccaagtgagagagaaaagggagaagacttTCCCTGGGCTTCTCCCCGAGGACGTCCCCGAGAGGAAGGacgagaagaaggggaaggagaagagctGGTACATCGCAGACATCTTCACCGACGAGAGCGAGGACGAGAAGGACGCACACGCGGCCGGCGGGCTCCGACTCGGGGAGGCCGGGGATGCGCCGCGGGCTGACGGCGCCCCGGACGCTGACCGGCCCCGGAAGCACTCCGCCGACCGGCAGCACTCGGAGAAACAGAAGGACCGGGAGCTccgagagaagaaaaaggagaagggggTCCCAGAAGGCAGCAAAGACAAGAAGGAGAAAATTCTCGAGAAGCACAAAGACAAGAAGGACAAGGACTGTGCCGAAAAGTACAAGGACAGGAAAGACCGGGCGTCCGTCGAGTCCactcaggaaaagaaaagcaaacagaagccCCCAGAGAAGGTGGAGAGGAAGCTGCCTGCTGAGGACAAGGCCAAGAGCCGGCACCGGGAGAGGCCGGACAGGGAGCACGGCCGGGACAGGAAAGCGTCAAGGAGCGTGGAGGCCGAGAAGAGCCTGCtggagaagctggaggaggagggcctgCACGCCTACAGGGAGGACTCCAACGACAAGGCCAGCGAGGTGTCCTCGGACAGCTTCACGGACCGCGGGCAGGAGCCAGGCCTCAGCGCCCTCCTGGAGGTGTCCTTCACAGAGCCCCCAGAGGAAAAGGtcaaggagaaagagaggcaCAGACACTCTTCGTCCTCGTCCAAGAAAAGCCACGATCGAGAGAGAATCAAGAAAGACAAGTccgagaagagagaaaagagtgatGATTACAAGGACTCTGGCGGCAGGAAGGACCCCAGCCAGTACGACAAGGACTTCTCTGACGCCGACGCTTACGGGATTCCTTACGGCTCGAAAGCCGACGCGGAGGACGGGTTAGATAAAGCCATCGAGCTCTTCTCctctgagaagaaagagaagaacgATTCTGAAAGAGAAACCTCCAAAAAGGTAGAGAAAGAGCTGAAGCCCTACGGGTCCAGCGCCGCCAGCGCCCTCAAGGAgcggaggaggagggagaagcaccGGGAGAAGTGGAGGGACGACAGGGACAAGCACCGGGACAGGCACGGGGACGGGCTCCTGCGGCACCACAAGGACGAGCAGAAGCCTGTGGCCAGAGACAAGGACAACCCCCCAAACCCACTCAGAGACAAGTGCCGGGAGGAGAGCCTGAAGCTCAGTGAGACCAAACTGAAGGAGAAGTTCCGGGAAAACCCCGAGAAGGAGAAGGGTGACCCAGCGAAGGTCAGCAACGGAAACGAGAAGCTGCCAGTGTCCAGAGAGCCGGGCAAGAGAGACGCCCGGCCCAGAGAGAAGCTTCTGGGGGACGGTGACCTGATGATGACCAGCTTCGAGCGCATGCTGTCCCAGAAGGACCTGGAGGTCGAGGAGCGCCACAAGCGGCACAAGGAGCGGATGAAGCAGATGGAGAAGATGCGGCACCGGTCCGGGGACCCGAAGCTCAGGGAGAGGACGAAGCCCATGGAGGACGCGCGCAAGAAGAGTCTGGACGCCGCTCCCAAGAGGCCGCCGGCAGCGGAGCCCGCTCCCAGGGATAGGAAGCCCAAGGACTCGGCCCCACCCGCTGAGAACAAGCCCCCCCCGGGACCGGCCGCGGACGCGAGGGACTGGCTGGCGGGGCCACACATGAAAGAGGTCCTGCCCGCTTCGCCCCGGCCTGACCAGGGCCGGCCCACCGGGGTGCCCACACCCGCATCCGTGGTGTCGTGCCCCAGCTATGAGGAGGCCATGCACACGCCCAGGACGCCGTCCTGCAGCGCCGACGACTACTCTGACCTCCTCTTCGACTGCGCAGACCCCCAGCCCGTGTCCAGCACGTCCGCCCGCGCCTGCTCCCCATCCTTCTTCGACAGGTTCTCCGTGGCCACGAGCGGGATTTCGGAGACCGCAAGCCAGACGCCTACGAGGCCGTTGTGCACAAGCCTTTACCGTTCGGTGTCCGTCGACATCAGGAGGACCCCCGAGGAAGAGTTCAGCGCCGGGGACAAGCTGTTCCGGCAGCAGAGCGTCCCCGCCGCGCCCGCTTACGACTCCCCAGGGCAGCACCTGGAGGACAAGGCTCCTGGGCCCCCGGGTCCTGCCGAGAAGTTCACCTGCTTGTCTCCGGGGTACTATTCCCCGGACTACGgcatcccctcccccaaagcGGACGCCCTGCACTGCCCGCCTGCGGCCGTGGTCACCGTCACGCCCTCCCCAGAGGGTGCCTTCTCTGGTTTACAAGCAAAGTCCCCCCCTGCACACCGAGATGAGCTGTTGGCCCCATCCATGGAGGGAGCCCTTCCCCCTGACTTGGGCGTTCCTCTGGACGCCACTGAGGCCCAGCAGGCCACGGCCGCCATCATCCCCCCGGAGCCCAGCTACCTGGAGCCGCTGGACGAGGGGCCCTTCAGCACGGTCATCACCGAGGAGCCCGTCGAGTGGACGCACCCAGCGGCCTCGGAGCAGGGCCTCTCCTGCAGCCTGATGGGGGGCACCCCTGAGAACCCGGTCAGCTGGCCTGTGGGGCCGGACCTCCTGCTTAAGTCCCCCCAGCGACTCCCTGAGTCCCCACAGCATTTCTGCCCCAGTGAGGCCGTCCACCCTGCTGCTGCGGGGCCCTTTGGCGCCACAGAACCCCCTTACCCGGGCTCCCCTGACTCGTACCCTCTGTCGGCCACCGAGCCTGGACACGAGGGCGCCAAGGGTGACGCAGCAGAGACGGTCCCGGCCTCCGTCTCTGCCCCAGAGGAGCCAGCGGCCTTTGCCCCCACCTCCAGGCTGGAGCCCTTCTTCACCAACTGCAAACCGCTGCCGGAAGCGCCCCCGGACATGGCCCCAGAGCCGGCATGTTTGACCACCGTGACTCAGGTGCAGGCTCTGGGGCCCATGGAAAGTAACTTCCTGGAAAATGGGCACGATCTGTCGGCCCTTGGCCAGGTGGAGCCGGTGCCTTGGCCTGACGGCTTCCCCAGCGCTGAGGATGACCTGGATCTGGGGCCCTTCTCGCTGCCAGAGCTTCCCCCTCTTCAAGCGAAAGACGTTTCTGATGTTGAAACAGAACCTATAGAGGAGACTGCCCTCGCTCCTCCGGAAGAGACCGCCCCGGGGCTCCCTGTCGTCCCAAACGGTGGGGATGGCCCTGCGGCAGCTGCCGAGGACCAGCCTGTGCTGCCTCCTGACCAGGGGGCCCCGCGGCTCCCCACCGAGCCGGAGCCTGAGCCTCCCGAGGAGCCCAAGCCAGATGCCACATTGGAAGCTGCGGTGGAAGGGGGGGCCGTGTCGGAGGCGAGGGTCCCCGAGGACTCGGACTCCAGCCTGGGGCCCGCGGTGGCGCCCCCCGAGGAGCAGCCGCCGCCGGGGGGCggagaggaggaggctgagggccAAGATCCGCCGGCCGCGTCCCACGGCGTGCCTGACGCCCCCGGGGACGGCTCGGCCCAGGCGCTCGCGGCGGACGGGGCTGGCCCCCTCGATGGTGCCGGTCTCGACGGACCTCTGGGCGGCGTCCAGCCTGACGCCACGGAGCCGGAACCCAAACCCGCGGCCGAAGCCCCGAAGGCCCCCAAAGTGGAGGAGATCCCGCAGCGCATGACCCGGAACCGGGCGCAGATGCTGGCCAACCAGAACAAGCAGAGCTCGCCGCCCTCGGAGAAGGagcccgcgcccgcgccccgcGCCAAGGGCCGCTGCTGCGAGGAGGACGACCCGCAGGCCCAGCACCCCCGCAAGCGCCGCTTCCAGCGCTCCAGCCAGCAGCTGCAGCACCAGCTGCACACGTCCACGCGGCAGACGCGGGAGGTGATCCAGCAGACGCTGGCCGCCATCGTGGACGCCATCAAGCTGGACGCCATCGAGCCCTACCACAGCGACCGGTCCAACCCGTACTTCGAGTACCTGCAGATCAGGAAGAAGATCGAGGAGAAGCGCAAGATCCTGTGCTACATCAGCCCGCAGGCCCCGCAGTGCTACGCCGAGTACGTCACCTACACGGGCTCCTACCTGCTGGACGGCAAGCCGCTGAGCAAGCTGCACATCCCCGTG ATTGCGCCCCCTCCTTCCCTGGCGGAGCCCCTGAAGGAGCTGTTCAAGCAGCAGGAGACCGTGCGGGGAAAGCTGCGTCTGCAGCACAGCATCGAGCGG GAAAAGCTCATTGTCTCCTGCGAGCAGGAGATCCTGCGGGTTCACTGCCGGGCGGCGAGGACCATCGCGAACCAGGCGGTGCCGTTCAGCGCCTGCACCATGCTGCTGGACTCGGAGGTCTACAACATGCCGCTGGAGAGCCAG GGCGACGAGAACAAGTCCGTGCGCGACCGCTTCAACGCCCGCCAGTTCATCTCCTGGCTGCAGGACGTGGACGACAAGTACGACCGCATGAAG GTGTGCGGGGAGCAGCTCCTGTCACCAGCTGGCGGTCAGACCTCTGTGGGACCCCACCTTGAGCCCTCCTCAAAGGTCACGGCACACACCCAGCACCACTGCTCTGGACGTGCCcagtgcagcaggcagaggatgGGTGGGAGATAG